In Streptomyces rapamycinicus NRRL 5491, the genomic stretch TCGTGCTCCGGGCCCAGTTTGGCGCGCAGCCGCCGGACGTGGACGTCCACGGTGCGGGTGCCGCCGAAGTAGTCGTAGCCCCAGACCTCCTGGAGCAGCTGCGCCCGGGTGAAGACCCGGCCCGGGTGCTGGGCGAGGTACTTCAGCAGCTCGAACTCCTTGAATGTGAGATCGAGCACACGCCCCTTGAGCTTGGCGCTGTAGGTGGCCTCGTCGACCGACAGATCGCCGTTGCGGATCTCCATCGGACTGTCGTCGGTGGTGATCTGCTGACGGCCCATGGCCAGCCGCAGCCGGGCCTCGACCTCCGCCGGGCCCGCGGTGTCCAGCAGGACGTCGTCGATGCCCCAGTCGGCGGTGACGGCGGCGAGCCCGCCCTCGGTCACCACCAGGATCAGCGGACAGCCGGGGCCGGTGGACCGCAGCAGCTGGCACAGGCTGCGCACCTGCGGCAGATCGCGGCGGCCGTCGATCAGGATGACGTCGGCGCCCGGGGTGTCCACCAGGGCCGGGCCTTCGGCGGGGGCCACCCGCACGCTGTGCAGCAGCAGGCCGAGGGCGGGGAGCACCTCCGTCGAGGGCTGGAGTGCGTTGGTCAGCAGCAGGAGGGAACTCATCGTCCATCACCTGCCCCGGCCGTCTTCTCGAGGTTGTGCACGCTTCGCTCGCCCATTACGTCGGTTCCTCCTCGGTCCCTTGCGAGAGGGGCACCTCCCAGGCCGTGCCTGGGGGAGTCTGCGGCTACTACTTCGTACAGTCACGCTCCGCGCCCTTGGAGCGACGGTGCGCTCAAACGCGCACCCCGCCCTGAAAGCACAAAAGGACCCGGGGGCTACGTTGCCCGGATCCTCTTCACGACAGAATAACCCACATGACATGCGCCGGAGAGGCTCAATCTGCTCCCCGTTGTCCTTCCACGGTCACCGCGGGGGAGCAACGGGCCATGCTGCTGACCGATGACGGGGTCTCGATCGAGGCGCGCTACGAACCTTCCCCGGCGGTCGGCACCGAACCCTCCGACCACCTCGCGCTGGTGCTCGGACACGGCTTCTCCGGCGCCCTGGAGCGCCCCGCGCTACGGCGGGTGGCATCGGTGTTTCACCAGCGTACGGCCGTGATCACGTTCTCGTTCCGGGGCCATGGGCGATCCGGCGGACGGTCCACGGTCGGCGATCGCGAGGTGCTGGACCTGGCCGCCGCGGTGCGCTGGGCGCGCCGGCTCGGACATCGGCGGGTGGCCACGGTCGGCTTCTCGATGGGCGGCTCGGTGGTGATCCGGCAGGCGGCGCTGTACCGGAAGGTCGATGAAATCCAGCCGTTGCAAGACGTACACCAGGGGGAGCGCACGGGGCGCTCGGCGGGGCGCACGGACGGCGTGCGCACGACCCCCGGGGACGGGGCCCACGGCGAGGTGACCGCCGCGTCCGCCGGGCCGGCCGACGGCGCCGCGCCCGATGCCGTCGTCGCCGTGAGCTCACCCGCCCGCTGGTACTACCGGGGCACCGCGCCCATGCGGCGGCTCCACTGGGCGATCACCCGGCCGACG encodes the following:
- a CDS encoding alpha/beta hydrolase; its protein translation is MTCAGEAQSAPRCPSTVTAGEQRAMLLTDDGVSIEARYEPSPAVGTEPSDHLALVLGHGFSGALERPALRRVASVFHQRTAVITFSFRGHGRSGGRSTVGDREVLDLAAAVRWARRLGHRRVATVGFSMGGSVVIRQAALYRKVDEIQPLQDVHQGERTGRSAGRTDGVRTTPGDGAHGEVTAASAGPADGAAPDAVVAVSSPARWYYRGTAPMRRLHWAITRPTGRLVSRYGLRTRIDPRGWAVDPLSPVAAAPLIAPTPLLIVHGDRDPYFPLDHPRMLASAADPSTSELWIEPGYGHAETAASPGLLTRIADWAAAHA
- a CDS encoding response regulator transcription factor, whose protein sequence is MSSLLLLTNALQPSTEVLPALGLLLHSVRVAPAEGPALVDTPGADVILIDGRRDLPQVRSLCQLLRSTGPGCPLILVVTEGGLAAVTADWGIDDVLLDTAGPAEVEARLRLAMGRQQITTDDSPMEIRNGDLSVDEATYSAKLKGRVLDLTFKEFELLKYLAQHPGRVFTRAQLLQEVWGYDYFGGTRTVDVHVRRLRAKLGPEHESLIGTVRNVGYRFVAPEKVERAAEEARAKGAARDAGAGGAGRGGPPDGAAGSAGSAGSAGSAARTAAARPANS